agcctaattattccgtgagcaccaagctcCATGTCAAGGAAACAACTTCACAAATTTggctgttttttatattttctttacactttttttccccgttagaacagcctctctgatattatttataatttatttagtgtttacaatgttccaaattgtcagaaaaataataataataataataagtaatgtcattatcattagtaggctgaGTTGAGCAGCattgtataaccaccattgagctgtaggcctaagagcgcatcctATTTAGTCCTAATATGTtaacttacttaggcctacaTTTGAAATACTTATTGGATACTGTATCAATCATTCATAAGTTCATGTCATCAAAGCAtatgagtcattcatgatttCGTTTTAAAATTAAGCTAATTATTCGAGGTTCGCTTTAACAACAAATAAACCGTTCTAGtcgagtttatttgtcacgtactcTTCATCCATTTTGCTGCCATGGTGTTCGGAATTTGTTagaaccaatttattgatgtgattatgatatgatatattatgatatgctataggtcaggccctaWMGGTCACGTGCGTGCGATGCTCACGTGTCATGTAAAGAGAGCAAGTGttgagggaatgtttttcctaaacaaatgagggatttcggtaacagaactttcCAGTCAGAAtttggctgtaattatgttgcagcttaaGCAACACGATAAacactgatgttctgtggtggtcactgcagcagggaggagagacaacAGGTGATTGTCAAAGTCACTCACTGTCTTTTTTTTAACACAGSAAGTCCCTCTAGTCATGTGTGTGTCTTAACTATTTAATCAagcagtgtgcttaaagcatcagacaagctcagtgaataTAGTTGATTTGGCTAATGCACAGAACAGgcaaatcttggtcgaccaagatttKTTGTTGTTGTCGTCGGRGACAGCCCTACCGTTGTTGCAGTGGGTGAGCTCAAGAAACCMCATAACTAGTCAGCTCTATTATTATAATGAGTCAGACATATATAAACCTATAAAAACACCTTCAGCATCCTATGCGTTTCATGGATCTTGCCATCTAGGCATATAGGGCCGGGTTCAGAAGGTGCACAACAttgtggaacgttcagatagaaatatattaTATAGAATGAACACgactctgacatgtactgtataatCAAGAATCAAGTCTGCAAGCTCTGTTCACGACATTTTTATTTGTAACGTCCCACAACGGTCGCCTACTGAACATATGGCCCAGCCTTTTGCAAATAGCTCTGCAGTGCTAAAAGGACGTGCWGTCAGGAAGTCTCCCTGCCACCATCTCTGTCATGACATCACGGRTCATTCCACTTAAGCCTAGCTAATTTATAGCCTACCAACATGAATAAACAAGTAAATTAGCAGTAGTGACAGTAGGACAAATAGTGCGGTTATTTATTGCACTCACTTGCTCTTGGWGCTGTAGTCGCGGATCTTGTCTAGGAATAGTTTCTGGATAGGGTCCAGGTCCTTGGCCTGGTTGAAGAGGACAGCAGACAGGCCGAAATTCCTGCGCAGTGTCAATGACACCGCGGAGCGGAACAGCGAGGACAACCGGAATAGTTTATGAAGCGCCATACTGTCAAACAGAGAGGGACAAATGACAACTGTTAAGTTTGACAGTAACGCTACCAAACTAGCTAAACTGAACATGTATATTACTGGCGAAAGCTAAACAGKGcgtgtacagtagctagctgaaGTTAAcgttgctagctagttaacggttCCTAACTAGCTGGATAGCTGACGGCGGTAACGTGGCTGTGGGATCTAGTGGAAACCCAACCCTGTGCATATCTTCCATACACCCATCTGAAGCAACAACAAAAARCATGACACTAGCTAACTTACAGTATTTGGGGGAAGTTACAATATTAGTCGACTCTCTTACCGGCTGGCTATGACTTGTATTAGCATGAAGATGACGAACATGTAAGATTTGGCGTTAATACAATGAAAACGATTATAATGCGTTTAATTCTGCTAAAAAACACCACTCACCTTGGATTTGACACTCGTTCACAGTGATTACTTCCAATGTGATAAACCGCTTTGCATTGTGGCTATTTTTCAATCGGTCGTGTTCCGGAACATCAACGTGCGTCCTAGCTGCGCATCTCTACAGCGATGTTCTTTTCAGCACTACACAGTTTTTATCATAGCAATGTGCACAGCTTTCATATCACTGACATAATAATGATGCTTTATTTGCTAc
This region of Salvelinus sp. IW2-2015 linkage group LG12, ASM291031v2, whole genome shotgun sequence genomic DNA includes:
- the atp5pf gene encoding ATP synthase-coupling factor 6, mitochondrial — encoded protein: MALHKLFRLSSLFRSAVSLTLRRNFGLSAVLFNQAKDLDPIQKLFLDKIRDYSXKSKAAAGGIVDAGPSYEKGVSEEITKLQRLYGTGDLTKFPDFKFTEPQLQEVAK